A single genomic interval of Peromyscus leucopus breed LL Stock chromosome 7, UCI_PerLeu_2.1, whole genome shotgun sequence harbors:
- the C7H11orf71 gene encoding uncharacterized protein C11orf71 homolog has product MAQNSVSLSAGDQADRVAHRSSQGDLSPSAVAWAMVSGDSFLVTSVEPNQPGGPRPPARPSVRTDRRRMPVGGRSRSRSRQGRFSPYPTPGVKLDLLRRELQQRLVALGNALAARIST; this is encoded by the coding sequence ATGGCCCAGAACTCGGTGTCGCTGTCGGCCGGCGATCAAGCCGACAGGGTGGCCCACCGGTCCTCCCAAGGCGATCTCAGCCCGTCGGCCGTGGCGTGGGCGATGGTCTCCGGAGACAGCTTCCTGGTTACTAGTGTTGAGCCGAATCAGCCAGGAGGACCCCGGCCGCCAGCGCGACCCAGCGTTCGCACCGACAGGCGTCGAATGCCCGTTGGTGGCCGCAGCCGGAGCCGAAGCCGCCAAGGCAGATTCTCGCCTTACCCGACCCCTGGCGTCAAGCTGGACCTCTTGAGAAGGGAGCTGCAGCAGCGTCTGGTTGCGTTGGGAAATGCCCTCGCAGCCCGGATCTCCACGTAG
- the Rbm7 gene encoding RNA-binding protein 7 isoform X3, producing the protein MGAAAAEADRTLFVGNLETKVTEELLFELFHQAGPVIKVKIPKDKDGKLKQFAFVNFKHEVSVPYAMSLLNGIKLFGRPIKIQFRSGSSHASQDASVSYPQHHVGNLSPTSTSPNSYERTVGNVTPSAQMVQRSFSSPEDYQRQAVVDEQCFQTDVICWEIWFSTCRSVGIFTIRSITRSYL; encoded by the exons ATGGGGGCGGCGGCCGCCGAGGCCGACCGCACTCTGTTCGTGGGCAACCTGGAGACGAAGGTGACGGAGGAGCTCCTCTTCGAGCTGTTCCACCAG GCCGGGCCAGTAATAAAGGTGAAAATCCCAAAAGATAAAGATGGCAAACTGAAACAGTTTGCATTCGTGAATTTCAAACACGAAGTGTCCGTTCCTTACGCCATGAGTCTTCTCAATGGAATCAAACTTTTCGGGAGGCCTATCAAAATTCAGTTTAGATCAG GAAGTAGTCACGCCTCTCAGGATGCCAGTGTGTCATATCCCCAGCATCATGTTGGAAATTTAAGCCCCACATCCACCTCTCCTAACAG CTATGAAAGGACGGTGGGTAACGTGACTCCATCAGCACAGATGGTTCAGAGGTCCTTCTCTTCTCCAGAAGATTATCAGCGGCAAGCagtagtag aTGAACAATGTTTTCAGACAGATGTCATATGTTGGGAAATTTGGTTCTCCACATGCAGATCAGTCGGGATTTTCACCATCAGGTCAATCACACGCTCATACCTTTAA
- the Rbm7 gene encoding RNA-binding protein 7 isoform X2, with protein sequence MSLLNGIKLFGRPIKIQFRSGSSHASQDASVSYPQHHVGNLSPTSTSPNSYERTVGNVTPSAQMVQRSFSSPEDYQRQAVMNNVFRQMSYVGKFGSPHADQSGFSPSGQSHAHTFNQSSSSQWRQDALSLQRKRQNSHPYLGDRHYSREQRYSDHGSDYHYRGGREDFYYDDRNPNGWSHDYDNRRDSSRGGKWPSSRH encoded by the exons ATGAGTCTTCTCAATGGAATCAAACTTTTCGGGAGGCCTATCAAAATTCAGTTTAGATCAG GAAGTAGTCACGCCTCTCAGGATGCCAGTGTGTCATATCCCCAGCATCATGTTGGAAATTTAAGCCCCACATCCACCTCTCCTAACAG CTATGAAAGGACGGTGGGTAACGTGACTCCATCAGCACAGATGGTTCAGAGGTCCTTCTCTTCTCCAGAAGATTATCAGCGGCAAGCagta aTGAACAATGTTTTCAGACAGATGTCATATGTTGGGAAATTTGGTTCTCCACATGCAGATCAGTCGGGATTTTCACCATCAGGTCAATCACACGCTCATACCTTTAACCAGTCTTCCAGCTCCCAGTGGCGCCAAGATGCACTGTCATTACAGCGTAAAAGACAGAATTCTCACCCCTACCTAGGAGATAGACACTATAGCCGTGAGCAACGCTACTCTGACCATGGGTCTGACTATCATTACAGAGGAGGCCGAGAGGATTTCTACTATGATGACAGGAATCCTAATGGCTGGAGCCATGACTATGATAACAGAAGAGACAGTAGTAGAGGTGGGAAATGGCCCTCATCTCGACACTAA
- the Rbm7 gene encoding RNA-binding protein 7 isoform X1, with protein sequence MGAAAAEADRTLFVGNLETKVTEELLFELFHQAGPVIKVKIPKDKDGKLKQFAFVNFKHEVSVPYAMSLLNGIKLFGRPIKIQFRSGSSHASQDASVSYPQHHVGNLSPTSTSPNSYERTVGNVTPSAQMVQRSFSSPEDYQRQAVMNNVFRQMSYVGKFGSPHADQSGFSPSGQSHAHTFNQSSSSQWRQDALSLQRKRQNSHPYLGDRHYSREQRYSDHGSDYHYRGGREDFYYDDRNPNGWSHDYDNRRDSSRGGKWPSSRH encoded by the exons ATGGGGGCGGCGGCCGCCGAGGCCGACCGCACTCTGTTCGTGGGCAACCTGGAGACGAAGGTGACGGAGGAGCTCCTCTTCGAGCTGTTCCACCAG GCCGGGCCAGTAATAAAGGTGAAAATCCCAAAAGATAAAGATGGCAAACTGAAACAGTTTGCATTCGTGAATTTCAAACACGAAGTGTCCGTTCCTTACGCCATGAGTCTTCTCAATGGAATCAAACTTTTCGGGAGGCCTATCAAAATTCAGTTTAGATCAG GAAGTAGTCACGCCTCTCAGGATGCCAGTGTGTCATATCCCCAGCATCATGTTGGAAATTTAAGCCCCACATCCACCTCTCCTAACAG CTATGAAAGGACGGTGGGTAACGTGACTCCATCAGCACAGATGGTTCAGAGGTCCTTCTCTTCTCCAGAAGATTATCAGCGGCAAGCagta aTGAACAATGTTTTCAGACAGATGTCATATGTTGGGAAATTTGGTTCTCCACATGCAGATCAGTCGGGATTTTCACCATCAGGTCAATCACACGCTCATACCTTTAACCAGTCTTCCAGCTCCCAGTGGCGCCAAGATGCACTGTCATTACAGCGTAAAAGACAGAATTCTCACCCCTACCTAGGAGATAGACACTATAGCCGTGAGCAACGCTACTCTGACCATGGGTCTGACTATCATTACAGAGGAGGCCGAGAGGATTTCTACTATGATGACAGGAATCCTAATGGCTGGAGCCATGACTATGATAACAGAAGAGACAGTAGTAGAGGTGGGAAATGGCCCTCATCTCGACACTAA